The DNA segment AAAAAAGTTgatcttatatgaatttaagtAGGACTCGAGTTGTTTATCTTAgtttaagatttttattatttaaaggagttttatatttaattattagaaatatattgaaaataaaactCCTTAATTATGATTCGTTAGGATAATTtagtatattaaatatatatttatttagaatTCAATTATGTAAGACTTGCAAAAACcaattttttaattagtttttaggAGGTTGGCCAAGCATTAAAGAATGGAGATTTGAGTTTAATAAACTTTGGCCATTAGCCTTCCTTTCCAAGGTTTAGCCATTTACTTTGTATATTTTCTTGTTATTCATGTTTAAGTACATTTTATCTAGGAATGTGGTAGGACAAAACTATTTAATTATCATTGGAGGCGTCCGATCATCATTATTGCTAATCACAAGTTGATTAAAGATGACGTAAGACCGAACTAACTAATTATCATTGTTACTAGTCTTAAGTTGATTAGAGGTCCCTTCttaattttacattaaaattatATTCTTTTGTTGATTTTCTAAATTTAGAGATTTGGAATTTTCTTGGGTCCAAGGTTCCATATCAATTTGTATCAGAGTCAAGATTCAAATGTTACAATCAAGCAGTAGCCAGATTTTAAAGGTTGCAATCGAACAATTGAATGAGATTCGATGACAATATTTTTTCAACaggaaaaaaaaatgatatgAGTTGAAACGGGACTCTACATATTTATCTTAGCTTaagattttaattatttaaatgagttttatatttaattattagaaATACCTTTAAATTAAACTCATTAATTTTGGTTTATGAGGATATTATCTTACTTAAAAGCTTATTTAGgagattaaatatttatttagtgattcatatttgtaaaattgaatttttaattagtttttaggAGTTTTTAGTTCTTTTAAACTGTAGTATATTATAAGCATATAAGTATTTGGCTTTACCAAGTATTAAAAAAATGGagattttagtttaataaatacggtctcgatttttttttcaaggtTGAGTGATtcactttatttatttctttttctttacggGGATGAGTAATTTATATCATTTATCTCCCTATTATCCATGTTTCTAGATACAAATTGTTTCTAGATTCATATCGTTTATCTCTCGATCATATTTActttttttgacacaatacttaaaatTACCCCTAGCCCCTCCTTAATCTATAAATAGAAGGATTATATACTTCAGCGCACTTGAACCTACGTAATTCTGCATTAGCAATAATGTCTATGTCAGTCGAACTAAAACACAATCAGCATATTAATTCAAataactaaaaacattaaaaagttatattaattaattgatgtgaaatttttaaaaaaaaaattcaaaattttctgtcatttaaaaaatgaaattatactTGTCAAAATAGTTGTTGTTTTTAACTAATTTATTATTAAGAAAAGAACTCACATTAAGGAGTTCGTAGGTCAATTCCAACATGGCTCAGTCGAATTCTAGGCCTGACTAAATGCATCAAGAAAGTTTGAAATGATTATGGCTTATAGGCCACCAAATACAACAGATGTTAGAGCTCAAATTCTAGGCCCAGTTTCGGGTCAATGACTCAAAACTATCTcccattctattttttttttaatatttagggCTATTTTAGATAGACGGTACATTCAATTAcggttaatgtaaaaataataataatggtgaGATTAGGTATTGTTGTGATATTATAGCGTGAGATATTCAAAAGGGCCATTAAAATATTCTCCTCAATTTTCTTTCaaacttatttaaaaatcaaatttcaaataaatattaataaaaaattgaatacaattcaaaaaaaaaaattcacccaTAATTCAATAGACTTCCACCTTAAGTTTTCATCCTTCAAAATCTCTTTCAACCTTGGGTGAAAATTGTTGCATCccaccatttttatttatttattttttatttaacttttatttatgaattattaaaaaaattaacaacaaGATTAATACAATTTTATCTAAATGTTAAACCGACAATTAATTTGAACTGAACTTACTCGATCCCATGGGGGTTTATTCTCTTCATGATTTAAACCTAATAAATGAAGTTAACAAATATTCAACGACAATGTACAGCACATAATTAAGTCAACAACCAGGTGGTTCATGCATCACTTTCGACATAAATTAGACAtcctttctttcttcttgttCATAAACTAGACAACCCTTATTATTAGGACAACCAATATTCTAATTTCActctttatttttagttttctacATATCCcaggtaataaaaaaaattgctttAAGTGTCTCACTCTAATATACACACTTTAACAATAGTGACCCATGATAATGATTATATCatcatctaaaaaaaattaaaaatatattttttttaaatttaaaaatatataaattatagagtaaaaaatttaaaggttaaattatgtTCCAAGTCCCTATGCattttgtatatttgaaatgtttactttcaagaatttagtctttatacttttcgaatttaaaaattcaggTCTAATTGTTActcgttaattttttttttattaaattcagtggtgtgatattttgaaattatttaaaaaaaattcatgtggTAATCTTGTGACAAAGAAATGGCATTAAAAAAATGCTTAcacaaataataaaagaaacactTATTTAAAGTCATCAtagtaatttttctttttgaaattatgTTCTTAAGAAAGTTGGTAAGCATTTTTCAATTGaacatatgtttatatatatatatatatatatatgaaatggagAATGTTATAACATTTGGTTAGGTATAACTTATGGTATGTTAATAAAAATGGTAATGTATCTAAATGCGGATATATAGTAATGTGAATTTGAATGAATCCCAACaacgaatatggcatcttataaCTCGAATTTGATGATCGGGTAAAGTAATTGAATGTTACATTAattatcttttaactttttttctatttaaaatatttaaaatatatttcaaatttctCCAAAGTAAGGAATTTGTCAATTCTAATAAGTACTAATGATAAAAACATGAGATTTTGTAATTAGTAAGTGCAGATGTCCATTTTCCAAGTTTTCTCGACATATACATTATAGGCATGTTTTAAGGTTATATCGAAGATCAATTGAGTATTGCTGCACACTCTGCTGGTTCTTTCATTATTGTCTTGATATCATGCCACTCACGGTGCTATAACATCCCTTGTAGAGATAGAAATTAGCTCAAGCAAAtccatcaaaattaaaaataaataagaaaaaaaagttaaagcgAGGAAAAATCTAATTTAACATTCTTCTAAGCTAGAAATCAAGGGGATcggaaaaatataatttatcattcATTGAAAAGAGACAGAGATgacatgaatttataattttatacaattatttttcaTGAGTTAAAGTGATCAAACATCAATAATAGTTAAATCAGTTGGTTAGAATGATAACGAATCTAATTTTGTTAGGTAAAGTTTTAGGTTTGAGTTTTTTCGATAGAAAAAATAATAGTGGATGAGCTTTACTTTGTGTGATTAGACTTAATTGAACTtcaaatttaatctaaatttaatcaaaatctaataattttatgaaatactgAAAagcttaagataaaaataatacaaGTTAGAGATAGAAATTTATACATTATTAGCACTCTAagattgaaaaaaatcaaaagaaaaataaaggttcAGAATTCAGAGAAGTAAGAACAATTAATGTACAATGGCAGCAAAATCTTTTCCTATGGAAAAGAAGTGGAAAGCTGTACAGATTTCATGATAGAAACtacaaacattcaaatcatacaaTAGAAATGGAAAATATATTATCAATAATCAAAAGGAAAACTATAGGTGGTGATAAGTTCTCCAATTCTCAGTTCCTCCTAGAAAAGAACTCAGATACAAGGAGGAGAAAATGTTCAAAATAAAGCacagaaaaagagagagaaaaaagccAATCATCTCTTCCAACTTCGACTTCGAGATAATGGATCTTTGAATCCACCAACAACCCATGTCTCTTTGGCTATATCAGAAGAACAAGTTTTGTAGAAACCAAGGTCGTACTTCATCACCACCAAGCTTTGTGTTGTTGTCTTTCTGTTTTCTTCTTCCATTAATGACCTTaaattctttgttttcttctcaTATTTCTTCTTGCATTCTTCTGCTTCATCATCGTTTTGTATGTTTTCTTCATCTTTAACGTTCTCTTTTAACCAACTTTTAGCAGGAGCTGACCTACAGCGCATAAGCAAGAGGGCATTTGGAGGTGGAACTGCAGTTtgatcatcatcatcaacaacgTCAACGTCATGGGACTTccccttttcttcttttaaaaGTCCGTCATTTTGATTCTCTTGAAGAACCATGAACCATTTCGAGAATACGGTTCTCGATGCCTCCTTGTCATCATCATGgatatggttatggttttctTGAgattcttcatcttcatcatcatcatcttcggTAGTGATATCGGATTGAGGGAATGACCTGAAACATCGAAAATCGAAACGGATGCTCCGCAAACAGGTCAAGAACTGCATCACTTCCTTTTTAAAACCAAGGGACTCGATCCAACCGGCTCTCTTCTTGTGACGCCTGctgttgtgaatcctttcaatcTCTTCCATCACTGATTGCCAGGTTTTGCATGAGGTGGTTTTAGACCTGACTTTGATCTGCCCGGCGCAGGTGACTTTAGGGGAAGACGGTTCCGTGATCTCGGGTCTCATTTGCTTGTTGTTTGCACACAGAAGAGGGCTAGCTAAGCCTACTCCACTACCATTCCTGGTACTTGATCTCTTAATGAGAGGGTGGTGATGATAGCGGTGATTGTGGTGGCGGATGTTGGTTTCCGATGGCCTTGCTGGACTAGAAATGGGCTTAGGCATTAAGGTTAAACGAGATCGAGATGGGAAACATACTAGCAAATCTGCTGAAGGAGCTCCTTTGGTTTTTCTTCCTTTCATGGTGATGGCAGGGctgttttgattttgtttctcCTTTGTTTCCCTCTTATTCTCTTTGCTCAACTAACTTCAGTTGTTTCTTTTGACATGTTGGACAATGGGcacttttcaactttttccttcccttgtaatttattttgaaaaataaacacatatatTATACACACAAATGGATTAACTCACATGTCAATCAATTGTTGATACAGTTTAGTAAAAGAAAATATCCTGAATTTTcaatactcatatatatttaaaatattcactATAAACTATTtagaattcaaattaaatttaaattaaatccatatgtaataaaaattaaacgtGAGGTATCCAAATCTTTTTATTAAACCAAGGTGTTATGTGTTTTTTAATGAAAGGTGTTGTGGGGTTAagattatgtttttaaaatagaAAGGAGGGAGATGGTGGACAGCTTTATTTACCCTCTTTTAAATATGTATCTCATTTTAATTTCCTATTAACACTTTTTTGCTCTCTTTCAAAATGGGGCCACTTTTTCACAGCTCACAAGTGAGCTTTCTTTTTGGGTCcttacttttactttttttaatcaaCTGATACATAGTAAAACAAATCAAATTAGAAAAAGAGAAGGTTAAAGTCCACAAGCTTTGTTTCATGATCCCATCATCATACCCTCAACTTGTAAGAGCCCATGCCCTTACTTGCCATAGTTGCCTATACAAGTCGATATCTCCAACAACCAACAAAGAATacaatatataaatagattggtcaattttcatatagtaatattCTTAGTTTGGATAAAATGCAGCATGTGATTTGGAAAAAAGGAGTAAACATACCGAAAGTTTTTCGAAGGGGGAGGGAAAAttgggttgaaaatttaaaacaaaaaaggggaaaaaaaagttgaaggaaGGTATAATGAGGGGGGAGGGGGGGTTAATGCACTTGAGAGCAGGGGGGGAGAAACGAATGGCCCCCTCCATCCACTAACACTTTGCTTTAAGATTAGACTTGATTTGCCTTTGtttgtgatttttattttagACCATGGAAATATAAGTAATCAATCTATTCTTGTTCATTTTATAGTTATCATTATCAtcatgagagagagagagagaccatTGGGGGATAGGAACAATGGAGAGATGCTCTGTTTTGTAGCAAAGTTGTTAATCAGTGTTACAATATTACTTGGTTATTTGGCGAATGTAATTCTTTTCTAGAATGTTTCGACAACCCCAACGTTGGATCTTAAGTTAAAGCTGGATTTAAGATTGTCAGCTTTTAGCTGTCCCTCCTCACTATGCCTTTAAAATTCTGAATCTCATGAGATATTCATAGATGGTAATGGTTTAAAATGGTGTAAAAGAATACAGTGATTAGAACAGATTTTTACAATTTGCGTACCCAAAGCTTCTGAATAAGTGTGGTTGCGTGATCTGCTCGCGGCTCTGTTGTTATTTCCATTTTGGTATGCATAAAGCAAAGCCTATATGCAACTTACGTAGGCCTTGTAGGTCTACAGATAGACTAACGGGTAaagtggattttttttttttgctacttaCAATCTCAATTTAACTTTTGCTTATAGCATTCAAACTCCTTcaactttatttaatatttttgtcctCAATTTTGACTCTTGACATGAAATGGTTTCTTCTATTTCACCATGTCTTGTCCACAAATTctagatattatttttattatatattatttttataaacttaAACCAAATATTTATTAAGAAATCTTATTGTTATACCCCTACTCTTCGAACACACTCTTCACACACTTACTCCTCGAAATTATCATTTAGAATAATCTTTTCAAAATAACTCGTTAAGTGCGAATCCATGTGAGGCCCATATGGTAAGTGTTATTTATGATGTCAATTATCACGTCCCATCTGAAATGATTAATAGTATGTCCAATCGCCACCCTAGTTAGGTCTATGGTGGCAGACCACTTTAATAACCTATTCCAAGATCACCAATAGAAAGATGACATGTGGCACCTTAGAATCATAGATAAGTGTACATTAACCCTTAATCTCGTATGTGAAGGggagtctctctctctctctctctctctctctctctaagcTACTCCTTGGGCTCCAACCTCCATATGCGACGACTTTTCACATTGTCATAAGCTAGGTGAACCGCCTAACACCGTCATCATCTTCGATTTCTCTAATCTCACCATCAACAGTTGGTGCAATGAGTGTAAACCACTTCTATTGtctaacctttcaaaattttagatGGCCAACCCAGAGGTCAGAATCCCAATTGGACAAACTCAAGATCATGCCCAAAATACCACCCAGACTCAAACAAATCAAAACTACAGAAATTATTACTATGATCCCTATAACTACTAGCCCAATCCTACCCATATCAACAACAATACTACTAGTATTATCCAACTTGCCAAAACCAAGCCTATACAACCCAAAAACCAGACAACAATTCTCAACAATTGTCACTATTGCAAGAACAATTCAAAACTCTTCAAGAACAGTTCCGAAAATCTCAAGAATctcaagaacataaaaaaaaggaTATTAGCAACAAGAAGAACAAATTCAATGTAAAATGTAAGAGCTTTTGGTTGCTAACAGGCAAGACAtaaaaagatgatgatgattatgatgacaatgatgatgatgatgatgatgatgatgatgatctaGAAAGGGTTTCATTTATCCTACAAGAGCAAAATCCCAACCCAAGCTGAGGATCACATAGACAAAAAGATGCAAATATTAAACTAAGGATCAATAGAAATGCACCTCCACGAAAAGACCTAAAGTATATCCCCCAACACATTTCCACCAAAGAAATGGTGTGGAGAAATAAGGTTAAACTCCTTCAAAAGTAGATACAAGACTTGTGGACAACACATCTTATATACACAGAGTGGACCCTTGAAGCCAATAACCCTTTGGCCCCACATACCACCACCACCACAAGGTATCCAATAAACTTTAAAATCCCATAAATAAAGTTTGATGGGAAAAAAAGACCACAAGAATCACCTGGCTCAATTCAAGAGCTACATGGAAATATTAGGGGCTTCGAACGAATTAAATTGCAAGACTTTTCCATTAACTCTCCAAGGTTATGCCATAAACTGGTATAATTCATTATAACCAAGATTCATTAATAGCTTTGACGAGCTCGACAAAATCTTTGTGGGTCATTTCCTTGCCAACAAGACAATTCTTAAATCAAAACAAAGCCTACTAGCACTAAGATAACGACAATCGGAACCCCTCACTGATTTCACCAAGAGGTTCAATCTAGCTACCTTAGAAATAAGATGCCTTACTTATCATACACGAGTTTCCTTAGGGACCCAGATTTAAAGAAGCTTTGGTAGTTGATTGAGCAAAGTAGAAGAATGGACTCTAATGAGAATTTTTGGAAAGTCTTATGTTTGTTAGGCAAATAATTAGATTTCAATTTCGATTTTGTTAGGATGGATCGACTAGTCCTAAAGTGAGAGACATAATAATTACTGATAATTGGCTAAAAGAGATTGGGAGACCGTATATGGGAGTTGTATATATAGGTGAAAAGTGGACAAtctaaatgaatgaaatttttttctcaattttgtcTACCAAAACTTTCCTTTTACTTATGTTGTCTCATTGGTTGTTTCGAAAAAGATGAGAACTCAGGAAAGTTTTGCATAGAACTGATGACGTAAGAAGTAAAGTCTGGAAGTACAGGAATTAAGAAAATTGGTAAGCTTTTTAACTTTTATGTGCTCAAGATCTTAAGAAAAGAATGAGGGATAGAACTCCTAATAAGTTTCTGTAAAGTTGGGTTATGGGTTTAAGGTTGAATACCTTCGAAGTAATTGATATATGACTATCATGCTTAGCTGTCAAGATAAAGGAGGCTCTAGCGGTTGGACAAGCTAAGCTGATTAGGAATAATAAAGCAATGTGAGTTTTTATGCTCCATCTCTGAGTATTTGATAATATCAAACTGctaattaatatgtgtttatgtttgtTCTGTGTTGTCTAAATCGTAGTTGTATATGAACATAGTGACTGAGTAGACTTAAATGTACATATACTGGATGTTTAATTAGTTATGATTGAAGTATTAGAGTAAACTTAAATGTACATATACTGGATGTTTAAT comes from the Gossypium hirsutum isolate 1008001.06 chromosome A06, Gossypium_hirsutum_v2.1, whole genome shotgun sequence genome and includes:
- the LOC107962446 gene encoding uncharacterized protein, which codes for MKGRKTKGAPSADLLVCFPSRSRLTLMPKPISSPARPSETNIRHHNHRYHHHPLIKRSSTRNGSGVGLASPLLCANNKQMRPEITEPSSPKVTCAGQIKVRSKTTSCKTWQSVMEEIERIHNSRRHKKRAGWIESLGFKKEVMQFLTCLRSIRFDFRCFRSFPQSDITTEDDDDEDEESQENHNHIHDDDKEASRTVFSKWFMVLQENQNDGLLKEEKGKSHDVDVVDDDDQTAVPPPNALLLMRCRSAPAKSWLKENVKDEENIQNDDEAEECKKKYEKKTKNLRSLMEEENRKTTTQSLVVMKYDLGFYKTCSSDIAKETWVVGGFKDPLSRSRSWKR